A stretch of DNA from Aspergillus flavus chromosome 3, complete sequence:
attatatacatCGCCATAACGCAAAGAAGCGTGCATCGCATGCCGCAAACGATGCCCATATTCGTACAGTCTATTCTATGCGAGATGATGACTGTCGAGACGTCTAGATAACGAAAAGAAGGTTATCGAGACTGTTTGAAATCATATAAGACCCGGAAAGAAATGACCAACTAGGAAGACCGTAACATCGTGCTGAAAACGCGGATTAATATCTTCCCGAGTAGTAGACCTTACGGACATCGACCATCTTCTTGCCACGGGCACGGGCAATATCCTCTGGGTTGCGTTGACTCATGAGAGCGTCGTAAGCTGCCTTAACGGTGTTCATAGGGTTTCTCGAGCGACCGACACGAGCGGCGAGGTCATGGATACCGGCTGCACGGCACATCTCGAAGATCAAATGCTGGCAACGAAGTCCGAATCCTATGTGTTGTTAGTAGCTAGAACCAGTAGCTCATGATTAAGCATATGCATACCTGGTGGACGAGTCATCAACTTCAGCTCAACTGCTCCAACCTTGccctcaacatcaccaaAGATGGTGCGGCCCTCGTACCGTGGGATGGGTTGCATGTTTCTGATGGCTCGGTATTTGGATTGTGTGATGGCATCGGCAGACTCCTCAGATTTGGCTTCTCCAATTCCCAGGAGACCATTGCCATTGCCAGCGATGGAAAGGCAGTACATACGACGAACCTTACCGAGACGAGTCTGGTTAACGACTGAGTGCGAAACAAGGGTTTTCGTCGCCAGTCCCTTGACAAAGGCCTGCGTATAGCCTGTCGACTGGAGAAGCCTCTTCAGCGCCTCAGTTATTTCCTCACTCTCTCCAAACCTTGCCGACGACTGCATCTCAAAAGGCTTGACGGATTTGGCTTCCTCCGTCAGGGACTCGCCCGGGCTGAACAAATCCGGCACTAGGGCACTGTGAGGGTTCAATTCATTTTCCTCCTTGCCCAGGGTGACTCGCAAGGTCTCAGCGAACCGCACCCAGTCAGCCGCGGTGGCGTCCTCCGGCATTTCTTGGAAGAAGCGGGCGAAGTCTTCGACGAAATCATCATCGCTTTTGAGGGTCGCGTTGTAGTCGGAATTGGACTTGGGCGCCCGGACATGCTTGTCCACGCCGGGCTCAATGGTTGAGAAATCATCAAGGTAATGAAGCTTCATCGGGTCCCGGCGAATAGCGAACTGTTCTGCCATGTCTTTGGGGTCGATCGCTGCCTCACCGGCTTCAATTGCGGCCAGCTGTTCAGGAGTGTATTCTTCCTTCAGGgctgccttttcctcttccgtgTACGGCTTAAAGTGCTTGGGCTTCATATCCCGCGTGATTTCTTCCAAAGTCTTCTCATCTCGGGCCTTGAAGTTGGGAAATTTTGGTTTACGGTTCGCGAACTGTGTCGAGGAAGGATGGAATTGGCGACTAGGCACTCGCGTGCCCGCGGAGACACCTCGAGTAAAGCTGCAAAACACACATCTTGCCGGCCGTGCGAAGCTCATGTTGAAGGATAGGAGCTCTCTGGCCAGCAGAGGCCACTAGAGAGCTAttccgaagaagagaaagggatggGGGGGAAGTGAGATCGACCGCGGTGCGAAGGATGGGCGGAGGTTTGGATGGTTGAAGAACTGAAGGACTAAAAGCCGGCGAAATTCTCAGCGGAGCGGTTCGACCAATTGCCGCCCACCTTTTTTTGGTCACTCATCTTGTCCCTCCAGAAATTAAGtcaattttctctttcagtTCTTCTTTCGCAACAATTCCTCTGCTCTTTAGATTTTTTCGGATTTGCTCTATTATATATGTTCGCTTTTAGGGCGGGTCTCTCCCTATCGCGAAAACACTACTCTTCAATTCTTTCTTTGCGGACTGGACATCTCGTCCATTCCAGGTCTCTCTTGTCCCACCGTCCATACCCCATTGCGCCGTTCTCCACGACCGTCATGCAAAACCCCCCCAAAAGCCCAGATGTGAATGCGAAGCGGcgcaagaagaccaaggttGACCGAGAAAAGAGTAGTGGATTTGATGAAGTCCTTCAAGCCGATATCGACAACCTTCTACGGAAACACAAGCCTGAGAGCGAGATTGGTGTAGAAGATGCTTccacaccaccaccggcttcttctctACCGGAGACTTTTACCGAGATCGAAGTTAAGGTCGCCGAGATATCTTCAACTGGCGATGGCCTTGCGCTGTCCGAGGATGCGAACCATGTCTACGTCGTTCCGTTTACCGTGCCCGGCGATAAGGCATTAGTGAAGGTCATACGGCATTTTCCTAGCTTGTCGTACAGCTTGACGGATTTTCTGAAAGTGGTTGAGCCAGGCCCTCAGCGAAATGATGCCGGAATAGGGTGCCAATACTTTGGCAAGTGCTCCGGTTGCCAGCTACAGATGATGTCCTATGAAGATCAGTTGGCTCATAAGAAGCGCATTGTGGAAAAGGCTTATGCCAACTTCTCCGGCTTGATTCCGGAGTTAATTCCGGCCATTGACGACACTTTTCCCTCCCCTTTGCAGTACGGTTATCGCACAAAATTGACGCCACATTTTGCGGGTCCCGGGGGGAATAGGAGGAGCAAAGCTCCTAAACAACCCCATACAGAGGTGCCACCCATTGGATTTACTATGAAGAACCAACGCCGAGATCTGGATATTGAAGATTGTCCTCTGGGTACTGATATCGTGCGAAAGGGCCTGAAAAGCGAGAGAACGAGGGTTGCAGAAAACATTGGGAAATACAAGAAAGGCGCAACTATTTTGCTGCGTGAATCTACCGCGCGAATTCCTAAAGATGATGTGGATCCTGGTTCAGCGGTCAAGGACCGTGAGATTGAAGTGGGCGAGGACTCGGGAGATGTGATTCATATCGAAAGAGAGAAGTACACCGAAGAGAAACGGTGTGTGACGGATCCCAATGGTACATCGGTCGAATATATCGATGATTACTTCTTCAGCAACAGAGCCGGCGCTTTTTTCCAAAACAACAATTCCATCCTCTCCGGTTTCACAGAATACATCCGCCAGCTTGCACTACCAAAACACACCCAACAAGACTCCAAACCGATCAAGTATCTTCTAGATGCCTATTCCGGGTCCGGTCTTTTCACAATCACCCTCTCGCCGCTCTTCAAGTCAAGCCTTGGTGTGGATGTGTCCGGAGATTCCATTGTCTCTGCACGAGAGAATGCACGCGCCAACTCCCTTCCCAATACTGGCTTTGCCGCGGCCGATGCCGCCACGCTTTTCAAAGACGTACCCTATCCTCCCGACCAGACACTCCTCGTCATTGACCCGCCCCGCAAGGGTTGCAGCGATGACTTTCTCCGCCAGCTTCTGACTTTTGGACCTCGCCGCGTCGTCTATGTGAGTTGCAATGTGCATACTCAGGCGCGGGACGTGGCGGTTATGGTTCAGggtgacaaggaaaagaatatccGTTTCGAGATTGAGAGCATCAGAGGCTTCGATTTCTTCCCCCAAACCGGCCACGTTGAAGGTGTGGCAATTTTGAACAAGACTACATTCTGAAGAATGAGTGCAATAGCACACAAGACACATATTAAACATCCTTGAGTGGGATTGTTGGACTTCAACTGGCGTTGGCTACGGCataaaagaatatagcaTAGACTTTAATTGACGATTCTCTATTGTACATGAATGAACCTTTCATGAAGCAGAAAAATAAtgtttttgtctttctcttccaaacACGATGTACTCTGGTTCTGCCCCACTGGACAGGGTTAGACATGGTGTGAGTATGTAAATATATAGTGAATAACACCTTGGCATCTACCACAGGTCATAAGTACATCGTAGCTACTAACGCTTCATATCTCTTAGTAAACTGTTGTATAGGCAGCCATGAGTGGTCGCGGGCTCACCTAGTTAGGTACAGCTCGAGGATCACGTGCATACATAGATATTCAAGCTAGTATACATCTCACGTTGACTAGCATTTAATCCTTCAACAAGACTCTCTTAACATCTGGGGCATTGTTCTGTCCTATTTCAATGCGAGATCTCATCTAAGACACGTATGTGAGAAAGATATCAAGTTGAACAGGCCATTTCAACAGTCTCGCTTACaaggtatgtacagtaccGGGTGATGTACGACGGGCTAACAAGTTCAACATAGCATGGATAGAAATATAGGCAAAGCGAATGAAGACTTGTCATAGACTATGTATAGTCAGTTTCTGGTTCTAACGATTGAATGGATTTCAGTTCTAACTATGAACGTGGACCACACATCATACTTTTTTCGGGCTTGATAGTCTCCTCCGCTGCCAAGTTGTCGAAAATGGTTCCAAGGCCACAACTCGTTACTGCGCGTCATCAAACCTATAATCCACACATTATTTCATGACTATACTATATGTCTTCAACTGCTGTTTGTCCACATAATGTCATTTAAAACTGCTCGACTTACAACACTTCTAAAGGAAATGATTGGTCAGACTAATCAGTCATTATGTCTTCACCAACTCCGAAGCTACTCAAGGCAGATTTGTTCAAATCTAGTTCCGAGAATCTGACAGACGATGAAAGAATAGACCTCAGCTATCAGCGCGCTTACGCGGTTGCTAAGGCATATAGTGAGGTTAATTAAATGAGGCTGGGCTGCAATTCACTCATAGAGATATAGGCTTAGAGATATCAGATATTCTAGATCTGACCCCCAAATTTTGGCAGATTCACCAGGATATGGCCCTTTCTCTTGATCATGCAGCACATACCTTAATTTCAATCCAGTATAATATTGCTGGTGCGATTTTCGCTATGTTCGTGTCAGATCAGCCTGAGTATCAACCACTTTTGGATCGCATACTCAGATTTGAGGTCTCGTAAGCTCCTGGTGCTTGAGTGGACTGCCATTATATAGACCAAGCTGACTTTGCCGAATAGCATGCAGCTTATGCTCACAGAGGTTGGACATGGGCTGGATTCTAGGAACCTAGAAACAACCGCGACGTTGCTTCCAAATGGCGATTTCGATATTCATACGC
This window harbors:
- a CDS encoding mitochondrial 37S ribosomal protein uS5m, coding for MSFARPARCVFCSFTRGVSAGTRVPSRQFHPSSTQFANRKPKFPNFKARDEKTLEEITRDMKPKHFKPYTEEEKAALKEEYTPEQLAAIEAGEAAIDPKDMAEQFAIRRDPMKLHYLDDFSTIEPGVDKHVRAPKSNSDYNATLKSDDDFVEDFARFFQEMPEDATAADWVRFAETLRVTLGKEENELNPHSALVPDLFSPGESLTEEAKSVKPFEMQSSARFGESEEITEALKRLLQSTGYTQAFVKGLATKTLVSHSVVNQTRLGKVRRMYCLSIAGNGNGLLGIGEAKSEESADAITQSKYRAIRNMQPIPRYEGRTIFGDVEGKVGAVELKLMTRPPGFGLRCQHLIFEMCRAAGIHDLAARVGRSRNPMNTVKAAYDALMSQRNPEDIARARGKKMVDVRKVYYSGRY
- a CDS encoding S-adenosyl-L-methionine-dependent methyltransferase — its product is MFAFRAGLSLSRKHYSSILSLRTGHLVHSRSLLSHRPYPIAPFSTTVMQNPPKSPDVNAKRRKKTKVDREKSSGFDEVLQADIDNLLRKHKPESEIGVEDASTPPPASSLPETFTEIEVKVAEISSTGDGLALSEDANHVYVVPFTVPGDKALVKVIRHFPSLSYSLTDFLKVVEPGPQRNDAGIGCQYFGKCSGCQLQMMSYEDQLAHKKRIVEKAYANFSGLIPELIPAIDDTFPSPLQYGYRTKLTPHFAGPGGNRRSKAPKQPHTEVPPIGFTMKNQRRDLDIEDCPLGTDIVRKGLKSERTRVAENIGKYKKGATILLRESTARIPKDDVDPGSAVKDREIEVGEDSGDVIHIEREKYTEEKRCVTDPNGTSVEYIDDYFFSNRAGAFFQNNNSILSGFTEYIRQLALPKHTQQDSKPIKYLLDAYSGSGLFTITLSPLFKSSLGVDVSGDSIVSARENARANSLPNTGFAAADAATLFKDVPYPPDQTLLVIDPPRKGCSDDFLRQLLTFGPRRVVYVSCNVHTQARDVAVMVQGDKEKNIRFEIESIRGFDFFPQTGHVEGVAILNKTTF